The sequence below is a genomic window from Thermorudis peleae.
CGACCCCGCTTCAACGGCAGCGGCGAGCGCAATGGCCTGCTCCTCGCTCCAGCCAGGCGCAAGGGCACGCTCGGCAACGGCAAATTGGCCACGTGTCAAGGTACCGGTCTTGTCAAACACGACGGTATCAACGAGCCGTGCGCGCTCGAACGCCTGGCGACTACGGATCAGCACGCCCTGTCGAGCAGCAAGTCCACTCGACAGTGCGACCACGAGCGGGATGGCAAGCCCAAGCGCATGCGGACATGCAATCACCAGCACCGTGACAGCCCGGCTCACTGCAGTGACAAGAGGACTCACCGCCAGCCATACCGCGAACGTGCCACCACTGGCGATGACCGCGATTAGGGTCAACCAGAAGGCCACCCGATCTGCCAGCGCTTGCAACTGTGTCCGCTCTTGTTGGGCTTGGGCCACGAGCTGCATGACCTGCCCAAGGAACGACGCTTGCCCAACCCGCGTCACCCGGATGCGAAGCAGCCCGCTCCCATTGATCGTCCCGCCGATCACCGGACTCGCTGGATGCTTGGGAACCGGCCGCGACTCGCCAGTCACGGCCGCTTCGTTGACTTCTGACTCCCCATCAACCACAATGCCGTCAGCCGGGATCCGGCCGCCAGGACGAACCAGCACAATGTCGCCGGGTTGGAGTGACGTCACCGGCACCTCGTGCACACTGCCATCCGGCTCGACGCGTTCAGCCGTCGCCGGGAGCAGGCTGGCGAGCGCGGTCACAGCCTGTTGCGCACGCCCAACGGCCCGCATCTCCAACCAGTGCCCAAGGAGCATGACGACGACAAGGGTGGTCAGTTCCCAGTAGAACGGCTCACCCGGCAGACCAAGCGTCGTCGCAAGGCTGTAGAGCAACGCCACGGTGATCGCGAGCGCGACCAGCGTCATCATCCCTGGCCGATGCGCCCGCAGCTCGTCACGTGCTCCTTCAAGAAAGATCGTGCCCCCGTAGCCATAGACAAACGCCGAGAGCACGACAACGATGATCGTCTCGCCCGGCACTGCGCCAAGGCGGAGCACGTGACGGAGCGGGCTCGCGAGCAGCACAACCGGGAGCGTGGCCACCAGTGAGAGCCAGAAGCGGCGGCGCAAGAGCGCTGGCGCATGTCCAGCGTGTGCAGCTGCTGGCCCAGCCGCCGCGTGCGCTGTCGCATGGGTATGCACCATACGGTGCGCTTGATGCTGGTGATGATTGTGCGGGTGAGGATGCATCGCGTCCTCCATTCTATCTCTAACTATACGATACAGGGGTATCCTATACGGAACGTTCTCCGCACGGGTGTGCGCTCCGGCAAGGCATGCGACGCGCGTCAGAACGGACGCATGACGCAGCCGATGCCATCACCCCTGGTGTGCACAGAATCAGCAGTTTCGCACGCGCAGCGCGCAGCGCGACGCTGGACACATGCGCCGCGGGACAACCCGATACGCCCACCATCGATAGAGCAGCGAGACGCAGCATCCCGTGACGAAAGGCCAGATCTCCGGTGATCTGCTCAGCTGATCGTCTGTTATGCTTACAGTGCGCCGTAGTGCGCCAACGGCAGTGCTGCCAGGAGAGTGTGGCAGAAAGGACGGCGTCGATGGCTGAACCGGTGCTCTATCATCTTGATCAGCAGACAGCGCCGGGACTGCTGCGCCCGGTTGCCTATGATCTGCAGCGGCTCGAGCAGCGCCTCGCACACTACCTCGTCCACCTGCGCCTCAGCGAGGATGACCGCGCAACGGTCGCTGAAGCCCACCGTGTGCTCGCTGAAGCGGCCGACGCACTCGCCCGCCTCTGGCAGGGCCACGGCCACACCGAGGAGGGCGCATGAGCCAGCAGCGCATGCGCGTGTTAATCACCGGCGCCGGTGGACGCATCGGCACCACGCTCGCCCTCCACCTGCGCGATCGCTATGCCCTGCGCCTCCACTACCATCACGCCCCACCCAACCCACCGGTCGACGACGTCGTCACCGGCGATGTCAGCGACTTCGCCGCAATGCAGCGTGCTGTCACCGGCGTCGATGCGGTCGTGCACCTGGCCGCGGACCCACGCACCACGGCACCGTGGGACAGTGTCCTGCCCAACAATATCATCGGCACCTACAACGTCTTTGAAGCAGCACGACAGGCCGGCGTGCGCAAGATCGTCTTCGCCTCCACCAACCACGTCATGGGGATGTACGATCGCGACCACCAGTGGCCGGTCTACTCGCACCTGCCGGTGCGCCCCGACTCGCTCTACGGCGTCTCGAAAGCCTTCGGCGAAGCCCTCGGCCGCTACTATGCCGACCGCTACGGCATCTCCGTCATCTGCCTGCGGATCGGCTGGTTCTTGTCCGAGCCGCACGATGAAATCAGTCGATGGATGTGGCTGAGCCCGCGCGATTGCGTGCAGATCGTCTGGCGCGCACTTGAAAGCCCGTTACCCTTCGGTATCTTCTACGCCATCTCCAACAACAGCGGGCGCCATTGGGATATCACCGACGCGATGGAGTTGCTCGGCTACCGCCCCGAGGACGACGCCGAACGGTTCTTTACCGACACGGCCGAGCCTGCGCCCGATGCATCCTGACCCGGTGAGGAGCGAACGATGACTGATCGAACACCGCGCCTCGTCGCTGATACCCGTTGCGCCGTTGGCGAAGGCCCGCTCTGGCACCCACAGGAGCAGTGCCTCTACTGGATCGACATCCCAACCGGCCAGCTTTTCCGCTACGACCCCGCCACCGGCACGCACGCGCTCGTCTTCCATGCCCCAGCGGCCATCGGCGGCTTCACCATCCAGGCCGACGGCGCGCTCTTGCTCTTCATGGCACGCGGCATGATCGCCATCTGGCGCCGCGACGGTTCCTTCACGCCCATCGTCCCCGAAATCCCGGACGAGCGCCACACCCGCTTCAACGACGTCGTCGCTGACCCGCACGGCCGTGTTTTCGCCGGCACCATGGCCACGCCTGAGCGGCCCGGCCGGCTCTACCGGATCGACCCCGATGGCCAGCGCACTACGCTGCTCGATGACGCACTCATCCCGAACGGCATGGACTTCTCCCCAGACCTCCGCCACTTCTACTACACCGATTCTGATCGGCGCAGCATCCTGCGTTTCGACTACGACGCCGCCACTGGCGCGCTCACCAATCCCCAGGTCTTCGTGACGGTACCCGAGGGCGAAGGCGTGCCTGACGGCCTGACTGTCGACGCTGAAGGCTACGTCTGGTCAGCCCGCTGGGACGGCAGCGCGCTCTACCGCTACACCCCAGACGGCCAGGTCGACCAGGTGATCCACTTCCCGGCCCGCAAGGTGTCGAGCGTCATCTTCGGCGGGCCAGACTACACCGACCTGTACGTGACAACCGCTGGTGGCGACAACCGCGCGCACGAAGGCCCGGGGGCCGGCGCGCTCTTCCACCTCCGCCCTGGCGTACGTGGGCGTCCGCCCTTCTTCAGCCGTCTCGGCTTGGAGCCCTCTCCAGCCGAGCATGGTCCGCAACGCAGGTGATGAGGGTCACGACGAGCGCCGTCATGGGCAGGAGTATCCTTAAGACAGGAGAGATGAGGAGCATGCCGTGCCGAGACGACCGCGCCGTGTTGCCCTCCTGACGACACCGACAAGCTATCGCACCGCGGCGTTCCTCAGCGCTGCGGAGCGGGCCGGGCTTGAGACGCTCGTGTTCACCGACACACCCACGCCGCTGGCCCAGCAGTGGCACTCGCCCTTCGCCGTTGATTTCAGCCGGCCGGAGGAAGCTGCTGACGCGATCTGCGCCGTCCTGGCTGAACGCCCGGTCGCTGCTGTCCTGCCGGTTGACGATAGCGGCACCCTCCTGGCCGCGCTGGTCGCCACGCGGCTCGGCCTGCCGCAGAACGACCCTGAGGCTGCACTCGCAGCCCGCGACAAGCTGATCATGCGCCAGCGGCTTCACGCCGGCGGCCTGCCAATCCCGTCCTTCACGCCCTACCCGGCAGCGCTCGACCCGGCGACCATCGCTGACCAGCAGCCCTATCCCTGTGTCGTCAAGCCGACCCGGCTTTCGGGGAGCCGCGGGGTGATCCGTGCCGATACGCCGGCGGATTTCGTCGCCGCGTTCCAGCGCCTGCAACGCATCCTGCTTGCCGACGGCGTTGCCCTGGACCAGGCGGTCGTGCTGGTCGAAACGTTCATCCCCGGCGTCGAGGTCGCGCTCGAAGGCCTGCTCACTGACGGTCAGTTGCACGTCCTTGCACTTTTCGATAAGCCCGATCCGCTCGATGGCCCGTTTTTTGAAGAGACGATCTACGTCACGCCGTCACGCCTGCCACCCGCAACCCAGCAGGCGATCGCCGCCTGCACTGAACGGGCTGCGCGCAGCCTGGGGCTCCGCACAGGGCCGGTCCACGCCGAACTGCGTGTGAACGAGCAGGGGCCATGGGTGATTGAGCTGGCCGGCCGATCAATTGGCGGCCTGTGCTCGACCATTTTAGAATTCGGCACTGGCATGACGCTCGAGGAACTGATTCTGCGCCACGCCGTCGGCGACCCGATCACGTCGCTCGATCGGCGGCCGGATGCGGTCGGCGTCATGATGATCCCGATTCCGCGTGCGGGCATTCTGCGCCGGGTCGAGGGCATCCCGGAGGCATGCGCCGTACCGGGCATCACGGGTGTGGAGATCACGGCCAAGCGCAACGCTCCCCTCGTGCCGTTGCCGGAAGGCGCGAGCTACTTAGGCTTCATCTTCGCGCGTGCTGACACGCCAGACGCGGTCGAGGCCGCGCTGCGCGAGGCCCATCGCCGTCTCCGCTTCCACATCAGTCCGGAAATCCCGCTGCTGGTCGCGCCAACGCCGGCCGGCGCAGCCCGCCCTGCATGACGACGCACAGTGACTCGCGATCACGCCCCATGCTGGTCATGCCCTGCTTGGATACCCCTGGTTGGACACCTGAGGTGTCGCGGCACCCAGGCAGCCGCGCGGGTGGCGCCGGCCCGCAGGAGGGCGGTTTCCTACTTCTTGCGCGCGGGGGCGCCTTTCTTGGCGCTGCTCCCAGCCCCGGGTGGCGTCCAGCCCTCGGGCATCTCCTCTTCTTCGCCGAAGAAGAACCGCTCCATCTCCTGGCGCAGGACGGCACGGTCGTCGGGGTCAGCGGGGTTAAGGCCATAATGGTTGATCACGATCGTCTGGTATTCGCGCCACATGTCCCAGGCCTGCTGGGAGATCTCGTTATAGATCCGCTCACCGAGCGGGCCAGGAAACGGTGGCTTTTCCAATCCAGGCAACTCTTTGCGCAGCTTTGCGCAGAAGACCATTCGTGGCATCGTGTTGCGCGTCCTCTCGCAGCATCGTTTCTGGGCCAAGGCTAGCTGAGGGGCACGCTGATGTCAAACTGCACCGCGCCACGCCGCATCCTGTTCTTCGGCACGCCGTGCGCGCTGAGCGTCTGGCCACTGGCGCGCCTACTCGCCGACCGTCAGCCGGTCTGCGCCGTCGTGACGCCAGCCGCCCCGGGACAAGGTGAGCCAGTGCACGTAGTGCCGCCGCCGCGCCGCCCGCTGCTGCGCACGCCCACGGCAAGCCTGCCGCACCTTTGCCAGCAGGCGGGCATCCCGCTGCTGCGGGTACGCGGGTTGCGCCACCGAGCAGTGCAGGAGGCGCTTGCTGCCTTCGCAGCCGAGCTGTTCGTCGTCTCCTGCTTCCCCTGGCGTGTGCCGGCCGCGTTGCTCGCAACCGCCCGGTATGGCGGGCTGAATCTGCACCCGGCGTTGCTGCCTGACGGGCGTGGCCCTGATCCGCTCTTCTGGCTTTACCGCCGCGGCGCGTTACGCACCGGCCTCACCCTACACCAGCTAACCGACGAGCTCGATGCCGGCCCAATCGTCGCCCAGCAG
It includes:
- a CDS encoding formyltransferase family protein; translated protein: MSNCTAPRRILFFGTPCALSVWPLARLLADRQPVCAVVTPAAPGQGEPVHVVPPPRRPLLRTPTASLPHLCQQAGIPLLRVRGLRHRAVQEALAAFAAELFVVSCFPWRVPAALLATARYGGLNLHPALLPDGRGPDPLFWLYRRGALRTGLTLHQLTDELDAGPIVAQQAVDVPLGLPGDQLERLLGQLGGWLLARALADLPAALAAARPQDEQRARFDPFPSPADWTVTPDLPAWRAVHFLRGVIPLGYRPVLAWPGAAPVPVARLIAWAASPTHARAYAVAGAQFFACHDGVLVVQAAETPN
- a CDS encoding SMP-30/gluconolactonase/LRE family protein, with the protein product MTDRTPRLVADTRCAVGEGPLWHPQEQCLYWIDIPTGQLFRYDPATGTHALVFHAPAAIGGFTIQADGALLLFMARGMIAIWRRDGSFTPIVPEIPDERHTRFNDVVADPHGRVFAGTMATPERPGRLYRIDPDGQRTTLLDDALIPNGMDFSPDLRHFYYTDSDRRSILRFDYDAATGALTNPQVFVTVPEGEGVPDGLTVDAEGYVWSARWDGSALYRYTPDGQVDQVIHFPARKVSSVIFGGPDYTDLYVTTAGGDNRAHEGPGAGALFHLRPGVRGRPPFFSRLGLEPSPAEHGPQRR
- a CDS encoding heavy metal translocating P-type ATPase, translated to MHPHPHNHHQHQAHRMVHTHATAHAAAGPAAAHAGHAPALLRRRFWLSLVATLPVVLLASPLRHVLRLGAVPGETIIVVVLSAFVYGYGGTIFLEGARDELRAHRPGMMTLVALAITVALLYSLATTLGLPGEPFYWELTTLVVVMLLGHWLEMRAVGRAQQAVTALASLLPATAERVEPDGSVHEVPVTSLQPGDIVLVRPGGRIPADGIVVDGESEVNEAAVTGESRPVPKHPASPVIGGTINGSGLLRIRVTRVGQASFLGQVMQLVAQAQQERTQLQALADRVAFWLTLIAVIASGGTFAVWLAVSPLVTAVSRAVTVLVIACPHALGLAIPLVVALSSGLAARQGVLIRSRQAFERARLVDTVVFDKTGTLTRGQFAVAERALAPGWSEEQAIALAAAVEAGSEHPIAQAIVRRAAERGIQLPSAEGVTALPGRGVAARVNGHQVVVGRPTLLAQVPAWLESALATWAERGMTVAVLVVDAQPAAAFALADEIRPESREAVERLQAMGLQVVMLTGDSWAVARTVATALGITQVYAEVMPQEKHEIIRQLQRDGHVVAMVGDGINDAPALIAADLGVAIGAGTDVAVESADIVLVRDDPRDVVSLFELSRRTYRKMVENLGWALAYNVVAIPLAAGVLAPVGVVLPPAVGALLMSLSTIIVALNALTLRVGHHHAHEGHGAANS
- a CDS encoding ATP-grasp domain-containing protein, with the protein product MPRRPRRVALLTTPTSYRTAAFLSAAERAGLETLVFTDTPTPLAQQWHSPFAVDFSRPEEAADAICAVLAERPVAAVLPVDDSGTLLAALVATRLGLPQNDPEAALAARDKLIMRQRLHAGGLPIPSFTPYPAALDPATIADQQPYPCVVKPTRLSGSRGVIRADTPADFVAAFQRLQRILLADGVALDQAVVLVETFIPGVEVALEGLLTDGQLHVLALFDKPDPLDGPFFEETIYVTPSRLPPATQQAIAACTERAARSLGLRTGPVHAELRVNEQGPWVIELAGRSIGGLCSTILEFGTGMTLEELILRHAVGDPITSLDRRPDAVGVMMIPIPRAGILRRVEGIPEACAVPGITGVEITAKRNAPLVPLPEGASYLGFIFARADTPDAVEAALREAHRRLRFHISPEIPLLVAPTPAGAARPA
- a CDS encoding oxidative damage protection protein is translated as MPRMVFCAKLRKELPGLEKPPFPGPLGERIYNEISQQAWDMWREYQTIVINHYGLNPADPDDRAVLRQEMERFFFGEEEEMPEGWTPPGAGSSAKKGAPARKK
- a CDS encoding NAD-dependent epimerase/dehydratase family protein → MSQQRMRVLITGAGGRIGTTLALHLRDRYALRLHYHHAPPNPPVDDVVTGDVSDFAAMQRAVTGVDAVVHLAADPRTTAPWDSVLPNNIIGTYNVFEAARQAGVRKIVFASTNHVMGMYDRDHQWPVYSHLPVRPDSLYGVSKAFGEALGRYYADRYGISVICLRIGWFLSEPHDEISRWMWLSPRDCVQIVWRALESPLPFGIFYAISNNSGRHWDITDAMELLGYRPEDDAERFFTDTAEPAPDAS